The DNA region TTTACACAATTCCATTTTTATAACATTCCTTTCAAGTCTGAAAAAATCCTATTCTACGATTTTAGGTACAAAGAAGCAGCCTGCTTTTTTCTGAGGTGCATTTTCAAGAATTTTATCTCTGTCAAAGGATTCCTTAACCTCATCAGCTCTAAGTACGTTATAAAGACCTTCTGTTGATATTTCAAGCTCCTCATCACATTTAAGCTCTCCAAGCTTATCAACCATATCTACGATATTATTAAAGTCCTTACTCAATTTTTCGATATTTTCTTCATCAATTTCCAGCATTGAAAGCTTTGCTATATGAAGAATATCCTCTCTTTCGATTGCCATTTTAATTACTCTCCTATCATATTTAAAAATTCCTGTTCGGAAATAACAGTTATATTAAGCTCATTTGCTTTTTTCAGTTTGCTTCCGGCTTCTTCTCCCGCAACTACAATACTTGTCTTTTTAGAAACACTCGAAGAAACCTTTCCGCCGTGCTTTTCAATCAAAGCCGCCGCTTCATCACGTTTAAGAGTTTCAAGCGTTCCTGTTAAAACAAAGGTCATATTTTCAAATTTATTGCTTAATGCAGTTTCTTTGGAAGAGGTATTTACCCCTGCTTCTCTGAGTCTTGTTATAAGATGCTTTGTAGACTCAAGTTCAAAAAACTGTACTATACTCATAGCAATTACAGGGCCTATATCATCAATTTCAACCAGTTCTTCATACGGTGCATTTTCTATATTATCAAGAGTTTTGAATTTCTTTGATATAACCTTTGCCGCCTTTTCTCCGACTCCTCTTATACCTAATGCAAATAGCAGTTTAGAAAGGTCATTCTCTTTTGATTTTTCAATTGAATCCATCAAATTCTGTGCAGATTTTTCGCCTTGACGCTCCAAAGCTTCAATATCTTCTTTTTTTATATAATACAAATCAGCCGAAGAGCTTATTATACTCTCTTGTACCAAAGTTTCAACTACTGCCGTACCTAAGCCTTCAATATCCATAGCAGGCTTTGAACAAAAATGTATAATATTGCGCACCGTCTGTGCACGACATTCGGGGTTTACACATCTGACAGCTACCTCTGACTCGTCTTCAAAAACAGGCGATGAACATTCAGGACAAAGCTTAGGCATTTCAAATACCTTTTCATTTCCTGTTCTCTTTGATTTATCAACCTCAACAATTTCGGGAATTATGTCCCCTGCCTTTTGAACAATTACAGTATCACCTATTCTTATATCCTTTTGGGAAATATAATCCTTATTGTGCAAGGTTGCTTTTGACACAGTTGTTCCTGCAAGTCTTACAGGCTCTAAAACAGCGTTAGGAGTAAGTACTCCTGTTCTTCCTACGTTTATAACTATATCAATAAGCTTTGTAGGCTTCTTTTCCGGTGGATATTTAAAAGCTATTGCCCATTTAGGAAACTTAGAGGTGCTTCCCAATCTTCCTCTATCTGTAAAGCTATCAACCTTAACAACAGCTCCGTCGATATCAAAACTAAGCTCTTCTCTCATTTGTCCCAATCTGTCTATTTCTTCGATTACTTGGGAAATATTATTAAATCTATTGAAACACGGACTTACCTTAAAGCCTAATTTTTTCAGATATTCAAGACTTTCAAAGTGATTTAATGCTATATCTTCAGAGCTTACCTGAAGATTAAATACAAAAATGTCAAGACCTCTTGAAGCTGTAATTTTGCTATCAAGCAATCTTAAAGATCCTGCTGCGGCATTTCTTGGATTTGCAAACAAGGGTTCAGAATTTTTTTCTCTTGCTTCATTTACTGCTTCAAAGCTTTTTTTAGGCATATAAACTTCGCCACGTACAATAAGGCTTTGAGGTGCATTTTCCAAAACCAAGGGAATAGATTTAACTGTTTTTAAATTTTGCGTTACATCTTCTCCTACTATACCGTTACCTCTTGTAGCTCCCCTTATAAAAACTCCGTTTTCATATTCAAGAGAAACTGAAAGTCCGTCAATTTTTAGTTCAACAACATAAGTAGGATTATCAACTACTTCTCTTACCCGCCTGTCAAAGTCCTCTATCTCTTCAAAAGAAAAAGCATCCTGAAGACTTTCAAGGGGCACCTGATGAACTACCTCATCAAAGCCCTTTAAAGCTTCTCCGCCAACTCGTTGCGTAGGAGAATGAGCTCTTTTTAAATGAGGATATTGCTCTTCAAGCTTTTCAAGCTCTCTTAAAAGCATATCGTACTGATAATCGGAAATTTCGGGGTTATCCTCATTATAATAACGACGGTTATGATATTCAATTTCAGCAATCAATTGGTCTATTCTTTTTTCAGCTTCCATTATTTTCTCCTAATTAAGATTTTCGATTAAACGATTATAGCCCGAATAAAACTGTGGAACTTTTCCAACAATTATTGTTTCTGCCGCAAGTACCGACGTAGTAACCTCGCTTGATGTTCGGTACCCTGTAAGAATTGCGCCTACATCTACTGTGATTTCTATAAAAATACTGTGCCTTGTTTGATTTATTCCTACAGCTTCGAAGTTATTTATAAAAGAAGTGTGCGCAATTCCGTATATATCAAGAATATATGTTATCTCGGGGCCCCTTCCCAGAAGAAATTCATTACCGGTCAAGGTTCCCAATGCAATTTTTATTTTTTCATTTTCCATTTTTTCAATATAGCTCAGCATTTCTTTATTTAGCCTTGCTTTAAGTAAATTAAGTTGCTTGATATTTGTCTGAATTGAGGTAACATTATTTTCATTATCTCTGCTTACATCTACAAGACTTTCATATGTTACATCTTCAAGCTCTTTTATAACAATATCGTTTATTATTTTTACAGCCTCTCTGTCTGCTTGTGCTGCAAGTGAAGATTTTACAATAGGTCTTGTTTTCAAATCAACTATTATAAATATTATCAACAAAGATATAAAAATAAGAATAATAGAAAAAATTTTAAAAGAACGGCTTTTTTTCTTAGATGTACAGCGCAATATAATCACCCCGTACATTATATGCTCTAAACAGCTATAATGCTTCCGAAATCAGTTAGAGGTCCATTATAAAGCTCTTTTATTTCTATTTCAAAAGCTTTTGCAAACTCACGCATTTTTTCATTTGCTTTTCCGTAAAGCAAAAGAGTGTTTTCTACAAGTCCGCCACAGCCTCCGATAAATCCGTGGTTATGGCCTTCAAGCAAAATATCATAAGGATTTACCTCCAATACCTCAAAACCATTTTCCTTTGCTTTTTTACTTATCCCTTTATCCTGAGTAATAAAAGCATTTTCTGCTATTGGTAGAATAGAACATCTGGCATAGCCTTGATTTATATGTACCTTTTTTTCACAAAGTACATTTTTATCGGTATAAGCTGTATTGCAAAAAAGAGTATCTCCCACAAAGCAAGCGTTAAGAGAAACCTCAAAAGGATATGGTGAGCAAACAATATTTTCACTTAAAATTATTTTTGCTTTTATTTCATCTAGCTTTTCAAAAAGAGATTTCTTAGCATTCTTTGCCACAACAACGCTTCCGTCTTTTCGTTTGAAAAGCTGCATATCGGGATGCGATGCAACAGCACTTTCAAGCTCGTCGATTGGATCTACAAGAAAATAATTGTATCCCAATTTTTCGATATTTTCTTTTATTTCGCTGTTAATTCTGCAATCACAAAACAAGGTCATACAACTGTCCTCCGACACATAACTGCTCTATTCGTTTCTCAAAGCATTTATCGGCAATAGCTCCGACGCCTTCTTAGCAGGGTATACACTGAAAATTATACCAACAAATGCAGAAAAAATCAAGGACAATAGCATAATTATTATATTTATTTTGCTTTCAAAGCCTAAAAATACATTTGCAGCACCTACAATTACGGCACTTAACACTAATCCGACTACTGCTCCCATAAGAGTTATCATAACGCTTTCGGCTAAAATTTCACTTAAAATGTGCCATTTCGTTGCCCCTACTGCTTTTTTTATTCCTATTTCTCTTTTCCTTTCTGTTACCGCTGCAAGCATTATTGTCATTATTCCCAATCCGCCAACAACAAGGGAAACTCCTGCAACCGCAGAAACAATTCCCGTTACAATATTTATTATGTTTTCTATTTTCTGCTTTTGTTTTACCATATTTTCAACATAGTAGCCGTTTTGAGTATTTGTTGTTGCAGATAAAAGAGATATTATTTTATTTCCGACTGTGTCTAAATCTTTTCCGTCCTTTACATTTATAACAAGCTGGTCAAATTCTTTTACCTTTAAATTATCTTCTATTGTTGTATAAGGCATATAAATAAAAGAAGGGATATAATCACCGGCAGTATTCATCAATATACTTTCTTTGACGTTTACTACCCCTTTTACCTTTAACTTTATTGCTACTCCGTTTACTAATACCTTAAGCTCCATACCTACACTGTTTTCTTTATTAAAAAGCTTCTTCGATAAAACGTTATCTATTATACAGACATTTGATGAGGTCATAATATCAGATTTTGAAATATTGTTTCCGTAAATTGTTGTTTGAGAGATTACTTTTTTGGCATTGTCTCCTATTCCCCATACCATACATTCTTTATTACCTGCATTTGTTGTAACGTTACCGTAATAATAAATTACAGGCATTATTTGCGTTACGTCATTTACACTTTTTTTAATAAGTGACATTTTTTTATAATCAAGCTGTCCTTTTACTCCGTTTTCGTCAACAACTCCTTTTACAGTAAGTCCGTTGAGACCAAAACGGTCAAACTCACTCATTATAGCCTCTTCTCCGCTTTTTCCTATTGAAAGTATGGTGGTTACAGAGCTTATACCTATAATTATACCTAACATTGTAAGAAAAGTACGTAGTTTTTTTCTCTTCAAATTTTTAAATGCGTTTTTTATTATATCTTTAAGCATCGTTTACCTCAATTTAAACACTTGCACCGTTTTTAAATTTTCAGGCGGATTTTTTATTATAATATCCCCGTCTTCTATTCCGCTTGTAATTTCAATTAAATTTGTACTCATTAACCCTGTTTCAACATAATTTGACTCTATTTTTCCGTTTTTTAGAATATATACACAGCTTTTATTATTTTCATCGTAGCTTAGCGCTTCGTGTGGCACAGTAAGAGCGTTTTCCGATACCTGTGTTATTATCCCTACATTTGCAGAAAAACCGGGACGTATTTTTTCATCTGCGTTTATTATATCTATTGTTACAGATACTACCGTTTCCGTATACGTCGTATGGCTTACTTGCTTTGCAACAGGAGAAATATATGTCACCTCTCCCGTATACTCAAAACCTTCAAAGCCGTCCCCTGTAACTATTACCTGTTGACCTACATAAACATTGGAAATTTGAGCTTCGTTTATATCAGCTTTTATATACAAATCCGTTAAATCAGATATTATAGCAACAGGCTTTGTTTTATCGGCAGAAGAATTAAGCTGTGTTATTGTTCCGTCTGTATTAGCTATAATAACCTCTTTTTCATATTCATCTGAATAATTATCAATATAATTTTGAATATCTATTCCGTCGGGGATTGATATATTATCCATATTTGAAGCTTCATATTTGATAAATAGCGCAATTTCGTCACCTTTTTTTACCTTCTGTCCTACTTCAACGTAAAACTTTTCAACATATCCGCTTGACTCGGGATATATTTTATTTGTTTTTTTCTGTTCAATTCTTCCGTTTGAGGAAACCGTCTGCTTTAATGTTGTAATTATAGGCTTTATTATTTCAATCTCCGTGCTTTTTTCATTTAAAATAACAACCGTGCATATTAAAACAATAAGTATTGAAATCAAGGAAACAATATTATATTTTTTCACAGCTATACCTCTTTTTAAATAATGTGATATAAACTATTATTATTTTAAAAGAGATAATTATTCTAAAAAAAGATACCCTTTGTCAAAGTGCTTTAAAGCAACTCTGCAAAAGGTATCTTTTAAATTTTAAAGCTTAGTTAATAAACAAACGGTTTTTACCTGATGACCTCAAAACGTTGATATATTCAAGAGAATATCCTGTTCCTTTAGCAACACAGCACACGGGGTCATCTGCTATTCTTACGTCAATACCGATTTTACCTGAAATATACTTATCAAATCCGTAAACAAGGCTTCCGCCGCCTGTCATATAAACTCCGTTTACAGAAATATCACCTACAAGCTCAGGTGGTGTTTCTTCAAGAACAGCGTGTATAGCCTCTGTAATTGTAGCAGCAGGCTCCAACAGACATTCCATAATCTCCGATGAATAAACAGTAATATTTTTAGGAAGACCTGTAAGCAAACAACGGCCCTTTACTTCCATTGAAATATCGCTTTCTCTTGGCACCATACAGCCAATCTTTATCTTTATATCTTCTGCTGTTCTGTCACCTATAAGCACATTGTGATTTTTACGGATATGCTTAACAATAGCTTCGTCAAATTTATCTCCTGCAATTTTAACTGAACGTGAATTAACAATATCACCAAAGGAAATAACTGCAACGTCAGATGTACCGCCGCCGATATCAACAATAAGATTTCCGTTAGGCTTTGAAATATCAATTCCTGCGCCCATAGCCGCTGCCTTGGGTTCTTCAATTACCTCTGCCCATTTTGCGCCTGCCTGATATGCAGCATCAAGCACAGCTCTGTTTTCAACCTCTGTAACAATACTTGGGATACATACTACTACTCTGGGCTTAAAAATTGTATTTCCGCAAACCTTCTTAATAAAGTATTTAAGCATTTTAGCAGTTACTTCAAAATCAGAAATAACGCCGTCACGCAAAGGTCTTATAGCTTCAATGCTTCCGGGAGTTCTTCCAAGCATTTCCTGAGCCTCTAAGCCTACTCTGAGAACTTTTTTTGTATAGCTGTCAATAGCTACAACGGACGGCTCCTGTAAAACTATTCCCTTTCCTTTTATATAAATAAGCACTGTTGCTGTACCTAAATCTATACCTATATCGTATCCAAACATTTTTTCAAGCAAAACATTAACGCTTTTTAATTAAAGCATAATGTATGCCCATTCACCACCATTTCATTTTTAAATAATATTATTATACACTTTAAAGCTGTTATGCTCTTTTGGTAACCTTCAAAAATCTCTGATAAGCTTCTTTCCAAAGCTCTGTATCCTGAGGCTCATATCTTTCACAGGGGAATGAATTTGCAATAACCTCTCTCATCTGTGCAAGGTCTTTTATTTCTCCGCTTGCTAAAAGCTGCGCTCCAATGTTACCTAATGCAGTCGCTTCAACAGGGCCTGCAACAACAGGTCTGCCCGTAACGTTTGCAGTGCATTGACATAAGAATTTATCCTTTACGCCGCCACCGATAATATGAATAGTATCATATTTTTTGGAAAGTAATTTTTCCATTGTTTCAAGAGTATAGCAATATTCCATAGCAAGACTGTCAGTAATACAACGAGATATTTCTCCTATACTGTCAGGAGTAGCCTGACCGCTGTTTTTACAGTAATCATAAATTCTCTTAGGCATATTTCCGGGTGCCATAAACAAATCGTCGGAAGGATTGATAAAGCACTTAAGAGGCTGTGCCTTTGCGGTAAACTCATCAATATCCTTAAATGACAAGCTGTTACCCTCACGCTCCCATTGACGTCTTGATTCCTGCATAATCCAAAGACCGATTATATTTTTCAAAAATCTTGTAGTTCTGTTTATTCCACCCTCATTGGTAACATTTGCCTCAAAGGTTTCTTTATTTATCATCGGATTTTCAAGCTCTGCCCCCATAAGAGACCAGGTGCCGCAGCTTATATAAATAAAATCTTCATCAGCCTTTGCAGGAACAGCTACTACTGCAGAGCCGGTATCATGTTCAGCAACGGCAACTACCTTTATAGGCTCTACTCCCAATTCTTCACAAATCTCTTTGGAAAGCTTACCCTTACTGTCAGTAGGGTCAACTATTTTTGGGAATAAAGCTTTATCTATTCCCAAAAATTCAAGAATAGGCTCAGACCAATCCCCTGTTTTAGGATTGAGCATCTGAGAGGTAGAAGCAATAGTATACTCAGTAGACATTTCTCCTGTTAAGAAATAAGCCATCAAATCGGGAATAAACAGCAAAGTTTTTGCTCTTTTTAAAGTTTCAGGGTCCTCTCTTGTATATGAAAGAAGCTGATTTATGGTATTAAAGCTTAAAAACTGAATACCCGTTTGCTCATAAACCTTATCTTTGCCAAGCAATTCATCTACAAGCTCTATCATTCCGTCATTTCTTATATCACGATAATGAATGGGATTTGAAAGCAATCTTCCTTTTTCATCCAAAAGACCGAAATCCACACCCCAGGTATCTATTCCTATGCTTTCGATTTTATATCCTGCATTTACAGTATTTAAAATTCCTTTTTTAATGTCGTGCATATGCCTCAGGAAATCCCAATAAAAAGTTTTTCCTATTGTAACAGGTTCATTTAAAAATCTATGTGTTTCAGTAAGAGTAATCTTTTCACCGTCAAAACTACCTACTATTGCACGTCCGCTGGATGCGCCGAAATCAAAAGCTAAAAAATTCTTATTTGCCATTTTCATTATCCTTTCATAAGCTTATTGCCAGAAATTTAATCAAAATCCGCAATTATCCATTTATACATATCTTATATAATACAATATTCTCATAATTTTGTAAAGATAAATTTTCAATAATTTATTTTCTGCAAAAATAAGATAAATATAAAACGTTATAAAAAACTGTTGACAAGAAATTTCCTTTCTGCTATAATTATAAAAAATTAAAACACAATGATTGGGAAAAAGAATTGTTTTCTTTTCTTCAGAGAGTTACCGTTTGGTGCGAGGTAATGTAAGAAGCTTTTCAAACTCACCCATGAGTGGCTGTCCTGAAATTCAGTAAGGGCAGACGGAGTTCCTCCCGTTATCTATGAGGAGACATTGTTTGATGTCACAGAGTGGGTAATTTTTACCAATAAGAGTGGTACCACGGAAGTATTTTCAGCTTTCGTCTCTTGCATTTTATGCCGGTGAGACGAAGGCTTTTTTGTTTTTTCGGCAAAACATAGCTCACTTATTAAAAAGTGAGCAAGAAAGGTCAAGGTAATAATTATGAAAATCGCTTTTTCAACATTGGGCTGTCCTGATTTCAGTTGGTCGGACATCTATACCCTTGCTAAAGATTTTGGCTTTCACGGTATAGAAATGAGAGGTTTAGGAGATAGTATATTTGATGTAAAGGCAAAACCCTTTACCGATGAAAACTTACCTAAAACTATCGAACATCTCAAAGAGTTACATTTGGAAATTCCCTGTTTATCTTCAGGAAAAAGCTTAAAATACGCTCAACAAACACAGGAAGCTATTGACGACCTTAAAGAATATATTTCTCTTGCCGGAAAATTAGGAAGCTCGTATATAAGAGTTTTAGGTGACGAAAAAGCCTTTCCCGACGGTGAGGTTGATGATGACGTTGTTTTTAATGCTCTGAAACAGCTTATTCCCTATGCCGAAAAAGAAAACGTAACGCTTCTTGTTGAAACAAACGGTGTATATTCAGATACTAAGCGTCTTGCCGATTTGCTTAATTCATTACAGAGTGACAGTATAGGTGCTTTGTGGGATATTCATCATCCTTTCAGATACAACAATGAATCTCCTGAACAAACCCTTCAGAATTTAGGCGCATATATTAAGTATGTGCACGTCAAGGATTCTGTTGTAATCGACGGCAAGGTTTCCTACCGTCTTGTAGGAGAAGGCGACCTTCCATTTGAAAATGTTTTTCTTGCTCTTCGTTCAATAAATTACGAGGGCTATATTTCTTTGGAATGGCTCAAAAAATACGCTCCTGATTTATCTTCTGCCGGAATTGTATTTCCTCACTTTGCGAATTTTATGGCACCTTATATAGGCATTGGAGAAACTCGCGGAAAGCTTTATGACAATGCTGAAAAAACAGGTAAATTTATTTGGCCCAAAAATCATCTTATTGATTTGACCTTCCCTCAGCTTTTGGACAGAGTTGTTGATGAATTTCCCGACCAATATGCTTTCAGATACACTGCTCTTGATTATACAAGAACTTACAAGGAATTCCGTGATGATGTTGACACCTTTGCACGTTCGCTTATTGCTATGGGTGTTAAAGCCGGTGACCACGTAGCTATATGGGCTACAAATGTTCCTGCATGGTATATAACCTTCTGGGCAACAACAAAAATAGGTGCTGTTCTTGTTACTGTTAACACAGCTTATAAAATCCACGAGGCTGAATATCTTTTAAGGCAATCTGATACTCATACTCTTGTTATGGTTGACGGCTACAAGGATTCCGATTATATTTCTATCATTAAAGAATTGTGCCCTGAGCTTGAGAACCACGAAAAAGGCAAGCAGCTTTTTATGAAGCGTCTACCATTTTTAAGAAACATTATAACTGTCGAATCAAATCAAAAAGGCTGTTATTCTTGGGATGAAGCAATTGCACTTGCTGATTCTGTTCCTGTTGAAGAGGTATTCCGTCGTGCTGCTTCTATTAACAAGCATGACGTTTGCAATATGCAATACACTTCGGGAACAACAGGCTTCCCCAAGGGAGTTATGCTGACCCACTACAACGTTGTAAACAACGGAAAAGCCATCGGTGACTGTATGGATTTATCCACTGCCGACAGAATGATGATTCAGGTTCCTATGTTCCACTGCTTCGGAATGGTACTTGCCATGACAGCATCTGTTACTCACGGTGTTACTATGTCCCCTATTCCTGCTTTTTCTCCTAAAAAAGGATTAGATTGTATCAACAAAGAGAAAATCACTGCATTTCACGGTGTTCCCACTATGTTTATTGCTATGCTTTCTCACCCCGATTTCGATAAAACCGATTTTTCACATATGCGTACCGGAATTATGGCAGGAAGTCCTTGTCCTATCAAGGTTATGAAAGAAGTTATTGAAAAAATGCATATGCCTCAGATTTGTATTACCTATGGTCAGACCGAGGCTTCTCCTGCTACCACAATGTCTAAGACAACCGATTCTATTGACGTAAGAGTAAATACTGTAGGAAGTGCTATTTTCGGTGTTGAATGTAAAATTGTAGACCCCGAAACAGGTGAAGAATTACCTAATAATGTTGACGGTGAATTTTGCGCCCGTGGATACAACATTATGAAGGGCTATTACAAAATGCCCCAAGCAACTGCTGCAGCTATTGACAAAGACGGCTGGCTTCACAGCGGCGACCTTGCAAGACGTGATGAAAACGGAAACTTTAAAATCACAGGCCGTATTAAAGATATGATTATCAGAGGCGGCGAAAATATTTATCCCAAAGAAATTGAAGATTTCATCTATACTCATCCAAAGGTTTCCGATGTTCAGGTTATCGGCGTTCCTGATAAGGATTACGGCGAAGAAATTATGGCGTGTGTAATTCTAAAGCCTGATGTTACATCAAGTGAAGAAGAAATAAAGGAATTTGTGCTTACTCATATGGCAAAGCACAAGGTTCCCAAGCACGTTGTTTTTGTTGATTCATTCCCTATGAACGCTGCAGGAAAAATATTAAAATACAAAATGCGTGAACAAGCAGTTGAATTGCTTAAGCTAAACGACGCTGCTTCTATCGAAACAGCATAAAAATTTTTATTGTCAAAAAATTCATTGTATTAACCTTCGTTTAAAGCACAAAATATTTTCGATACTGATACAAACGGAGGTGAATTAAAATGAAAAACAAAGAATTTCTTAACAATATGAAAAACGAAGTTGCACGTGAAGTTGGCGTTACTTTAAAGCAAGGCTATAACGGTGATATCACAGCAAGACAGGCTGGTTCTATCGGCGGTCAGATGGTTAAAAAGATGATTCAGCAATACGAACAAAGTATGTCTAAATAAATTTTCGGGCGGATTTTCCGCCCGTTTTTTTATATAAAAAAAGAGCTGAAAGATTTGCTTCATAAAGAAGTTTTTCTTTCAGCTCTTTTTTGATTATGAAAGCTTATCAATTGCTACTGTCAAAGTATAAAAGGTTGTTACAAAAAGTGCTAATATAATAATCATTGTTCTGTTTCCTTTCGTTATTTTTTATTTATGTCTTTATTATACATACATATATGTACAATAAAACGGACAGTAAACACAAAAAACTTAATTTTTATGTAACAAAAAAACTTTAAGCAGTATATATTGATAGTGGATACCAAAGGAGATTATATTATGAATACTTTAGATAAATTACCGATAGGAATGAGTGCTTACGTAAAAGCAATTAAATCTTCCAATCAAACGAGACGTCTTTTGGATTTAGGCCTTGTAAAAGGTACGATAGTAACTGCTCTTCAAAAAAGTCCTTGCGGAGACCCTATTGCTTATGATATACGTGGCGCTGTTATAGCTCTTCGAAAAGAGGATGCCCGACAGATAATAATTTCAGGAGGACTGCCAAATGAGTAACTCCCATACAACAGTAGCTTTGGCAGGTAATCCAAACGTGGGAAAAAGCACAGTTTTCAACACCTTAACAGGACTTAAACAGCATACCGGCAATTGGACAGGAAAAACAGTTGAATGTGCTTACGGGAACTATACTTATAGAGATAAAAATTTTAAAATTGTTGATTTACCCGGCACCTATTCCCTTTATGCAAGCTCTCTTGAAGAAGAAATTACCCGTGATTACCTTTACAGTAAGGAAGCTGAGGTTACTGTTGTTGTTACAGATGCTACCTGTCTTGAAAGAAATCTCAATTTAGTGCTTCAATGTCTTGAAATAACAGACAATGTTATAGTTTGTGTTAATTTAATTGATGAAGCTGAAAAGAAAGGGATACACATTGACATTGAAAAGCTTTCGGAGTTGTTAAACGTACCTGTAATACAAACAGCAGCAAGAAGCCAAAAAGGTATGAATGAGCTTTGTGAAGCTATTTATCTTCAATCCGAAAAAGCACCTTCGGACAAAGAATATGAGCAATCAGATATAAATACAATATGGGAAAAAGCGCACGATATTTACAGCAAATGTGTTTTTTCTTCTTCCGATAGCAATAAACGTGACAGAAAAATTGATAAGCTGTTAACCTCTAAAGCAACAGGAATCCCCGTTATGCTATTGCTTTTCGGCTTAATTTTTTATATAACGATAGTAGGTGCAAATTATCCGTCACAGCTGCTTTCCGAGCTATTTAATCAAATAGGAATTTGGCTTGAAAATGCTATGCGCGGAGCACCTCAAGTATTAAGTGATATTCTTTTAAAAGGTATGTATAAAACATTAACCTGGGTTATTGCCGTAATGCTTCCTCCTATGGCAATATTTTTCCCACTGTTTACACTTTTGGAAGATTCGGGATATCTTCCGAGAATTGCCTTTAACCTTGATAAATTTTTCAAAAAAGCAAATGCTCACGGCAAGCAGTCA from Oscillospiraceae bacterium includes:
- a CDS encoding ferrous iron transport protein A, with amino-acid sequence MNTLDKLPIGMSAYVKAIKSSNQTRRLLDLGLVKGTIVTALQKSPCGDPIAYDIRGAVIALRKEDARQIIISGGLPNE
- a CDS encoding AMP-dependent synthetase, with translation MKIAFSTLGCPDFSWSDIYTLAKDFGFHGIEMRGLGDSIFDVKAKPFTDENLPKTIEHLKELHLEIPCLSSGKSLKYAQQTQEAIDDLKEYISLAGKLGSSYIRVLGDEKAFPDGEVDDDVVFNALKQLIPYAEKENVTLLVETNGVYSDTKRLADLLNSLQSDSIGALWDIHHPFRYNNESPEQTLQNLGAYIKYVHVKDSVVIDGKVSYRLVGEGDLPFENVFLALRSINYEGYISLEWLKKYAPDLSSAGIVFPHFANFMAPYIGIGETRGKLYDNAEKTGKFIWPKNHLIDLTFPQLLDRVVDEFPDQYAFRYTALDYTRTYKEFRDDVDTFARSLIAMGVKAGDHVAIWATNVPAWYITFWATTKIGAVLVTVNTAYKIHEAEYLLRQSDTHTLVMVDGYKDSDYISIIKELCPELENHEKGKQLFMKRLPFLRNIITVESNQKGCYSWDEAIALADSVPVEEVFRRAASINKHDVCNMQYTSGTTGFPKGVMLTHYNVVNNGKAIGDCMDLSTADRMMIQVPMFHCFGMVLAMTASVTHGVTMSPIPAFSPKKGLDCINKEKITAFHGVPTMFIAMLSHPDFDKTDFSHMRTGIMAGSPCPIKVMKEVIEKMHMPQICITYGQTEASPATTMSKTTDSIDVRVNTVGSAIFGVECKIVDPETGEELPNNVDGEFCARGYNIMKGYYKMPQATAAAIDKDGWLHSGDLARRDENGNFKITGRIKDMIIRGGENIYPKEIEDFIYTHPKVSDVQVIGVPDKDYGEEIMACVILKPDVTSSEEEIKEFVLTHMAKHKVPKHVVFVDSFPMNAAGKILKYKMREQAVELLKLNDAASIETA
- a CDS encoding rhamnulokinase, yielding MANKNFLAFDFGASSGRAIVGSFDGEKITLTETHRFLNEPVTIGKTFYWDFLRHMHDIKKGILNTVNAGYKIESIGIDTWGVDFGLLDEKGRLLSNPIHYRDIRNDGMIELVDELLGKDKVYEQTGIQFLSFNTINQLLSYTREDPETLKRAKTLLFIPDLMAYFLTGEMSTEYTIASTSQMLNPKTGDWSEPILEFLGIDKALFPKIVDPTDSKGKLSKEICEELGVEPIKVVAVAEHDTGSAVVAVPAKADEDFIYISCGTWSLMGAELENPMINKETFEANVTNEGGINRTTRFLKNIIGLWIMQESRRQWEREGNSLSFKDIDEFTAKAQPLKCFINPSDDLFMAPGNMPKRIYDYCKNSGQATPDSIGEISRCITDSLAMEYCYTLETMEKLLSKKYDTIHIIGGGVKDKFLCQCTANVTGRPVVAGPVEATALGNIGAQLLASGEIKDLAQMREVIANSFPCERYEPQDTELWKEAYQRFLKVTKRA
- a CDS encoding ferrous iron transporter B — protein: MSNSHTTVALAGNPNVGKSTVFNTLTGLKQHTGNWTGKTVECAYGNYTYRDKNFKIVDLPGTYSLYASSLEEEITRDYLYSKEAEVTVVVTDATCLERNLNLVLQCLEITDNVIVCVNLIDEAEKKGIHIDIEKLSELLNVPVIQTAARSQKGMNELCEAIYLQSEKAPSDKEYEQSDINTIWEKAHDIYSKCVFSSSDSNKRDRKIDKLLTSKATGIPVMLLLFGLIFYITIVGANYPSQLLSELFNQIGIWLENAMRGAPQVLSDILLKGMYKTLTWVIAVMLPPMAIFFPLFTLLEDSGYLPRIAFNLDKFFKKANAHGKQSLTMCMGFGCNACGVTGCRIIDSPRERLIAIVTNNLVPCNGRFPTLISIITMFFVGSNIGLLSSVTSTLLLVFAIVLSVVMTLLVSKLLSKTILKGIPSSFALELPPYRSPQIGKVIVRSIFDRTLFVLGRAVAVAAPAGIIIWLLANIKIGNTALLSQCAIFLDPFAKAIGLDGYILFAFILGFPANEIVMPIVIMSYLATGELTEFSSLFELKQLLIANGWTFVTALCTMIFSLFHFPCATTCLTIKKETGSLKYTLLSIVLPTILGIICCFIVATFSSLFI
- a CDS encoding alpha/beta-type small acid-soluble spore protein; translated protein: MKNKEFLNNMKNEVAREVGVTLKQGYNGDITARQAGSIGGQMVKKMIQQYEQSMSK